Proteins encoded within one genomic window of Kibdelosporangium phytohabitans:
- a CDS encoding MCE family protein produces MKSFRSRNPITIGVTGLVVIALALLAAVYSDDLPIIGGGTTYQAQFSEAAGIKATDEVRIAGVKVGKVTDVDLDGDSVLVSFKVKDAWMGDRTRAAIKIKTLLGQKYVALEPDGSGTLDPGKPIPRNRTVAPYDVLEAFRGLAETVDAIDTPRLAKSFEVLSQTFADTPDNVKGALDGLSALSKTISSRDEQLAQLLGNTAQISKTLADRDAEVAKLLADGNKLLDEVRRRKQAISSLLDGTKKLSAELKGLVEDNSKQLDPVLAQLDQFTAMLQRNQDSLAKGIEKFAPFVRQFNNTIGNGRWFDNYICGLLPPSVGPINPQGCTP; encoded by the coding sequence ATGAAGTCGTTCCGCTCCCGCAACCCGATCACGATCGGCGTCACCGGTCTCGTGGTGATCGCGCTGGCGCTGCTGGCCGCGGTGTACTCCGACGACCTGCCGATCATCGGCGGCGGCACCACGTACCAGGCGCAGTTCTCCGAGGCGGCCGGGATCAAGGCGACCGACGAGGTCCGGATCGCCGGTGTGAAGGTCGGCAAGGTCACCGACGTCGACCTGGACGGCGACTCGGTGCTGGTCTCCTTCAAGGTCAAGGACGCCTGGATGGGTGACCGGACCAGGGCGGCCATCAAGATCAAGACGCTGCTGGGGCAGAAGTACGTCGCGTTGGAGCCGGACGGCAGCGGCACGCTCGACCCGGGCAAGCCGATCCCGCGCAACCGCACAGTGGCTCCGTACGACGTGCTCGAGGCGTTCCGCGGGCTGGCCGAGACGGTCGACGCGATCGACACGCCGCGGCTGGCCAAGAGCTTCGAGGTGCTGTCGCAGACCTTCGCCGACACCCCGGACAACGTGAAGGGCGCGCTGGACGGTCTGTCGGCGTTGTCCAAGACGATCTCCAGCCGCGACGAGCAGCTCGCGCAGCTGCTGGGCAACACCGCGCAGATCTCCAAGACGCTCGCCGACCGGGACGCCGAGGTGGCCAAGCTGCTGGCCGACGGCAACAAGCTGCTCGACGAGGTCCGCAGGCGCAAGCAGGCGATCAGCTCATTGCTCGACGGCACGAAGAAGCTCTCGGCCGAGCTCAAGGGCCTGGTGGAGGACAACTCCAAGCAGCTCGACCCGGTGCTGGCGCAGCTGGACCAGTTCACCGCGATGCTGCAGCGCAACCAGGACAGCCTGGCCAAGGGCATCGAGAAGTTCGCGCCGTTCGTCCGCCAGTTCAACAACACCATCGGCAACGGCCGCTGGTTCGACAACTACATCTGCGGGCTGCTGCCGCCGTCGGTCGGTCCGATCAACCCACAGGGGTGCACGCCATGA
- a CDS encoding MCE family protein, with amino-acid sequence MKSLTGPMIKLTLFIVVTVVATAVLAISIANTNLSSTNTYSARFVDVTSLLPGDDVRIAGVRVGQVEEVAIADRKQAEVTFSVDAGRKLPAGVTATIKFRNLVGQRYIALTQGTGSGLLAPGATIPLDRTRPALDLTELFNGFKPLFRALSPDDVNKLSYEIIQVLQGEGGTVESLLSHTASLTKTIADKDVVIGEVITNLNSLLETVNARGQQLSDLVVQLQQLVSGLAADRKPIGDAIQALSGLAGTTSGLLNEAREPLRNDIAALGTLTKNLNDSEQIVEHFVKFLPTKVEALTRTASYGSWFNFYLCSASGSVALPPLITEPITIPVAPVTQPRCKG; translated from the coding sequence ATGAAGAGCCTCACCGGACCGATGATCAAGCTGACGCTGTTCATCGTGGTCACCGTGGTGGCGACCGCTGTGCTGGCGATCAGCATCGCGAACACGAACCTGAGCTCCACCAACACCTATTCGGCCAGGTTCGTCGACGTGACGTCCTTGTTGCCCGGTGACGACGTGCGCATCGCGGGTGTCCGGGTCGGGCAGGTCGAGGAAGTCGCGATCGCCGACCGCAAGCAGGCCGAGGTGACGTTCTCGGTCGACGCCGGGCGCAAGCTGCCCGCCGGGGTGACCGCGACGATCAAGTTCCGCAACCTGGTCGGCCAGCGCTACATCGCGCTGACCCAGGGCACCGGCAGCGGGCTGCTCGCGCCGGGCGCCACGATCCCGTTGGACCGCACCAGGCCCGCACTGGACCTGACCGAGCTGTTCAACGGTTTCAAGCCGTTGTTCCGCGCGCTTTCGCCGGATGACGTGAACAAGCTGTCCTACGAGATCATCCAGGTCCTGCAGGGCGAAGGCGGCACGGTCGAGTCGCTGCTGTCGCACACGGCGTCGCTGACCAAGACGATCGCCGACAAGGACGTGGTGATCGGCGAGGTGATCACCAACCTCAACAGCCTGCTGGAGACGGTGAACGCCCGCGGCCAGCAGCTGAGCGACCTCGTCGTGCAGTTGCAGCAGCTGGTGTCCGGGCTGGCCGCGGACCGCAAGCCGATCGGTGACGCCATCCAGGCGCTGTCCGGGCTGGCGGGCACCACGTCCGGGCTGCTCAACGAGGCCCGTGAGCCGCTCAGGAACGACATCGCGGCGCTGGGCACGCTCACCAAGAACCTCAACGACTCCGAGCAGATCGTCGAGCACTTCGTGAAGTTCCTGCCGACCAAGGTGGAGGCGCTGACCCGCACGGCCAGCTACGGCTCCTGGTTCAACTTCTACCTCTGCTCGGCGTCCGGTTCGGTGGCGTTGCCGCCGTTGATCACCGAGCCGATCACCATCCCGGTCGCGCCGGTCACCCAGCCGAGGTGCAAAGGATGA